The Leptospira kmetyi serovar Malaysia str. Bejo-Iso9 genome includes a window with the following:
- a CDS encoding YgaP family membrane protein, which produces MQINEGNIDRILRVAAGIGLIGFGSMTQGLLGTGMIVFGFVPLGTGLLGWCPLYSVFGINTCSMKK; this is translated from the coding sequence ATGCAAATAAACGAGGGAAACATCGATCGAATTCTGAGAGTGGCCGCCGGTATCGGTCTGATCGGTTTCGGTTCTATGACGCAAGGGTTACTCGGTACGGGGATGATTGTTTTTGGATTCGTTCCTTTAGGAACCGGTTTGTTGGGTTGGTGTCCGTTGTATTCCGTGTTCGGAATCAACACCTGCTCGATGAAAAAATAA
- a CDS encoding efflux RND transporter periplasmic adaptor subunit has protein sequence MNRLRAYFKIISESRNGRIASSIVVLLIIIFVFYIIIKHDRKEFSPKIGPIVELVYSLGTVKSDRVYHLKMGVTSSIRKLFVEEGQIVREGQLLLVSDSGATFNASFAGTVTSLPYREGEVVMPGTPVLTIMDLNKTYVLLSLDQDSMLRIRTGQRAELSFENLRGTKLIGKVNRVYPSDGQFFVRVDVDSMPEGVLPEMTADVAVEVAKKENALLIPVKAIEKGKVRVRRNGKTFWTEAKVGAIDGEWCEVLENSILPNDTIFLDGER, from the coding sequence ATGAATCGACTGCGAGCCTATTTCAAAATTATTTCGGAATCCAGAAACGGTCGAATCGCGTCGTCAATCGTAGTTTTATTAATTATTATATTCGTATTTTATATTATAATCAAGCACGATCGAAAGGAATTCTCGCCCAAAATCGGGCCGATCGTCGAGCTCGTCTATTCCTTGGGAACCGTCAAGTCCGATCGGGTGTATCATCTCAAAATGGGAGTGACTTCCTCCATACGAAAACTTTTCGTCGAGGAGGGTCAGATCGTCCGAGAAGGTCAGCTTCTTCTCGTTTCCGACTCGGGCGCTACTTTCAACGCCTCGTTCGCAGGAACGGTAACCTCTCTTCCGTACCGCGAAGGAGAAGTGGTGATGCCCGGAACTCCTGTGCTCACGATCATGGATTTAAACAAAACCTACGTTCTTCTTTCTCTGGATCAGGATTCTATGTTACGAATTCGTACTGGACAAAGAGCCGAACTCAGTTTTGAAAATCTTCGCGGAACGAAACTCATCGGAAAAGTAAACCGGGTGTATCCTTCGGACGGACAATTTTTCGTTCGAGTCGACGTGGATTCTATGCCGGAAGGAGTTCTTCCCGAGATGACCGCGGATGTTGCCGTCGAAGTCGCGAAAAAGGAGAACGCTCTTTTGATTCCGGTTAAGGCGATCGAAAAAGGGAAAGTGCGCGTTAGACGAAACGGAAAGACATTCTGGACGGAAGCGAAGGTGGGAGCCATCGATGGAGAATGGTGCGAGGTTTTGGAAAACTCCATTCTCCCGAACGACACGATCTTTTTGGACGGAGAAAGGTAG
- a CDS encoding Crp/Fnr family transcriptional regulator: protein MNALKMSPAPISENGSKDKKEPLRLVDSNSDRKNHRAYAKGEILFREMENSSGVYVILKGAVRSYRTVKNSDKQQTFRIHYKGSWVGLRDTFGEGKHLHNAVALEDTEVQFVSESEFRLLLQTDSEFRNQVFDKIACESREAENKIYSMGTRHVHAQVAEYLLDRMKEEGSEIELAFTREVLASIIGVTTETLVRTLSDLKCRGWIEVDKKKICVRDENNLVRLLD, encoded by the coding sequence ATGAACGCATTAAAAATGAGCCCCGCGCCGATTTCGGAAAACGGATCGAAGGATAAAAAAGAACCGTTGCGATTGGTGGATTCCAATTCGGATCGTAAGAATCATCGCGCCTATGCGAAGGGCGAAATTTTATTTCGGGAAATGGAGAATTCTTCCGGCGTTTACGTGATTCTAAAAGGCGCGGTTCGATCCTATAGAACCGTTAAGAATTCGGACAAACAACAAACATTCAGAATTCATTATAAAGGAAGTTGGGTCGGACTTCGGGATACGTTCGGAGAGGGAAAACATCTTCACAACGCGGTCGCCTTGGAGGACACGGAGGTTCAATTCGTTTCCGAATCCGAGTTCAGACTTCTTTTGCAAACCGATTCGGAATTTAGAAACCAGGTTTTCGACAAGATCGCCTGCGAAAGCCGCGAAGCGGAAAATAAGATCTACTCGATGGGAACGCGTCACGTTCACGCTCAGGTCGCCGAATATCTTTTGGATCGAATGAAAGAGGAAGGTTCCGAAATCGAACTCGCGTTTACGAGAGAAGTTCTCGCTTCGATCATAGGAGTTACGACCGAGACGTTGGTCCGCACCTTGTCCGATCTGAAATGCAGAGGATGGATCGAAGTGGATAAGAAAAAGATCTGCGTTCGGGACGAGAACAATCTGGTTCGTTTGCTGGACTAA
- a CDS encoding LytR/AlgR family response regulator transcription factor, which produces MANTNKEWRTVIVEDEAPTRELLVNFCLSRPELKLCKVAKDGEEALEYLQSETVDLAFFDINLPLLSGLEILERLEISPYVIFITALRDKAIDAFELGAIDYLLKPFSKERFFKAVDRAIQFLEKTAEPAPRNVFNEHGLFILEKENHFLIPYKDINYISSRDNFSLVHTDAREYVTYKSLKSLETKLPPTRFLRIYKQYIINLEKLSHLQSDNMGNYSVYLKDEEETQLPVGRKYISKIKELL; this is translated from the coding sequence ATGGCAAACACGAATAAAGAATGGAGAACCGTAATCGTGGAAGACGAGGCCCCGACTCGGGAGTTGCTCGTAAACTTTTGTCTTTCCCGTCCCGAATTGAAACTGTGTAAGGTCGCAAAGGACGGAGAAGAAGCCTTGGAATATCTTCAATCGGAAACGGTGGATCTCGCTTTTTTCGACATCAATCTTCCTCTTCTTTCCGGTTTGGAAATTTTGGAACGACTTGAGATTTCGCCTTACGTGATTTTTATCACCGCGTTACGGGATAAGGCGATCGACGCGTTCGAATTGGGCGCCATCGACTATTTGCTCAAACCTTTTTCCAAGGAACGTTTTTTCAAAGCGGTGGATCGTGCGATTCAGTTTTTGGAAAAAACCGCGGAGCCCGCGCCGAGAAACGTATTCAACGAACACGGACTTTTTATCCTCGAAAAGGAAAATCATTTTCTCATTCCGTACAAGGACATCAACTACATCTCTTCGAGGGACAATTTCAGTTTGGTTCACACCGACGCGAGAGAATACGTGACTTATAAATCTTTGAAAAGTCTCGAAACGAAACTTCCGCCCACTCGTTTCTTGAGAATTTATAAACAATACATCATCAACTTGGAAAAACTTTCGCATCTTCAAAGCGACAACATGGGAAATTATTCCGTGTATCTCAAAGACGAGGAAGAAACCCAACTGCCCGTGGGAAGAAAATACATTTCGAAGATCAAGGAGCTTCTATAA